Proteins from a single region of Limosilactobacillus fermentum:
- a CDS encoding DegV family protein, protein MAKIKIVADSSAGLTEAEIKEHDITIIPLSVMIDGTVYVERETITNDQFPDMMEKASSLPKTSQPPIGKFTEAFDRLGEDGAEVLCVCMMESISGTVHAAEQAASLTKTPVRVIDCQTTDRAMAFQILEAAKVIEAGGTMDEAVAKMKEVFDHHKLYLAIDNLDNLVAGGRISRFAGTISSLFNIKVMLEVAGGQIHIAMKGRGIKAIHKEWDKILDQMANGPKVKGIGISHVKADKEVARLKGKLNELFPGIEVTVRETVPVIATHTGLGACCLTYYTE, encoded by the coding sequence ATGGCAAAGATTAAAATTGTGGCGGACTCCTCCGCCGGCTTAACCGAAGCGGAAATCAAAGAGCACGACATCACGATCATCCCCTTATCCGTGATGATCGACGGGACGGTTTACGTTGAACGCGAAACGATTACCAACGACCAGTTTCCCGACATGATGGAAAAGGCCAGCTCCTTGCCAAAGACCTCCCAGCCGCCAATCGGTAAGTTCACCGAGGCCTTTGATCGACTGGGCGAAGATGGCGCTGAAGTCCTCTGTGTCTGCATGATGGAATCAATTTCCGGTACCGTTCACGCAGCGGAGCAGGCGGCTAGTTTGACTAAGACACCGGTCCGGGTGATTGATTGTCAAACCACCGACCGGGCGATGGCCTTCCAGATTTTAGAGGCCGCTAAGGTAATCGAAGCCGGCGGGACCATGGATGAGGCCGTGGCGAAGATGAAGGAAGTCTTTGACCACCACAAGCTGTACCTGGCGATTGACAACCTGGATAACCTGGTGGCCGGGGGCCGGATTTCCCGCTTTGCCGGTACAATTTCTAGCCTGTTTAACATTAAGGTGATGCTGGAAGTAGCGGGTGGTCAAATCCACATCGCCATGAAGGGCCGGGGAATTAAGGCCATCCACAAAGAATGGGACAAGATCTTAGACCAGATGGCTAATGGTCCCAAGGTGAAAGGGATCGGGATTTCCCACGTCAAGGCCGATAAGGAAGTTGCCCGCTTAAAGGGAAAATTAAACGAGTTGTTCCCGGGGATCGAGGTCACGGTGCGGGAAACGGTGCCCGTGATCGCCACCCATACCGGGTTGGGCGCTTGCTGCCTGACTTACTACACGGAATAA
- a CDS encoding NAD(P)-dependent oxidoreductase, with product MYQVKTIDKFELSDFAHDLLQISDTDAPNALLVRSSQVDDALINDQLLAITRAGIGTNTINVNACTENGTVVLNTPGANANAVKELIIQALFRCVRPIDRAIATVKDLTAEPGADLQVLAEATRKEFIGRELYGKTIGILGLGAIGQRVAEASYHLGMQVLGYNRSPKNLPHVVQLPTIEEVMSLADFVVVMLPLTEETTGLINRERLQQLKPDAYLLNFGRGEIVNNQDLLEALANGELAGYVSDFPASDLQNQPGVTLLPHIGGNTEEALTFSTDMALQNLLNFLENGSVRTSVNFPRVDLPFDTPHRITLFYKDRANLWLDFVQLLTDQGLTVKEMTSNAKNGYSYALINTDLSVLSQAEIANLRQLLQDHGDIIRFRFLTNPSMNPEL from the coding sequence ATGTACCAAGTAAAAACAATTGATAAATTTGAATTAAGCGATTTTGCCCACGATCTACTTCAAATTTCTGACACGGACGCTCCGAACGCCCTGTTGGTTCGTAGCTCCCAGGTTGACGATGCCCTGATCAACGACCAACTGCTGGCGATCACCCGGGCCGGGATTGGTACCAATACCATCAACGTCAACGCCTGCACCGAAAACGGCACCGTCGTCTTAAACACCCCCGGTGCTAACGCCAACGCCGTTAAGGAATTGATCATCCAAGCCCTCTTCCGTTGCGTGCGCCCAATTGACCGGGCGATTGCAACCGTCAAAGACCTGACGGCCGAACCGGGAGCTGACCTCCAAGTGCTGGCCGAGGCGACGCGCAAGGAATTTATCGGCCGCGAATTATACGGGAAGACGATTGGGATTTTAGGCCTCGGGGCAATTGGCCAACGGGTTGCCGAAGCTAGTTACCACCTCGGGATGCAAGTCTTGGGTTATAACCGTAGTCCCAAGAACCTCCCCCACGTCGTTCAACTACCGACAATTGAAGAGGTCATGTCATTAGCCGACTTTGTGGTCGTCATGCTACCCCTGACCGAAGAAACCACCGGCCTGATCAACCGGGAACGGCTCCAACAGCTAAAACCGGACGCCTACCTCCTGAACTTTGGCCGCGGCGAAATCGTTAATAACCAAGACCTCCTCGAAGCACTGGCCAATGGCGAGCTGGCCGGCTACGTTAGTGACTTTCCAGCTAGCGACCTGCAAAACCAACCGGGGGTCACCCTCCTCCCTCACATCGGTGGCAACACCGAAGAGGCCCTGACCTTTAGCACCGATATGGCCTTACAAAACCTGCTTAACTTCTTAGAGAACGGTAGCGTCCGGACCTCCGTCAACTTTCCGCGCGTCGACCTCCCCTTTGACACCCCCCACCGAATCACCCTCTTTTACAAGGACCGGGCCAACCTGTGGCTCGATTTCGTCCAACTTTTAACTGACCAGGGCTTAACGGTCAAGGAAATGACGAGCAACGCCAAAAACGGCTACAGTTACGCCCTGATCAACACCGACCTCAGTGTGCTCAGCCAAGCGGAAATCGCCAACTTACGTCAACTCTTACAAGACCACGGTGACATCATTCGCTTCCGCTTCTTAACCAACCCATCTATGAACCCAGAGCTATAA